The following coding sequences are from one uncultured Bacteroides sp. window:
- the leuC gene encoding 3-isopropylmalate dehydratase large subunit: MNTLFDKIWDSHVVTTVKDGPTQLYIDRLYCHEVTSPQAFSGLRNRGLNVFRPEKVYCMPDHNTPTINQDKPIEDPISKTQVDTLTKNAEYFGLTHFGMMNPKNGIIHVVGPERGLTLPGMTIVCGDSHTSTHGALGSVAFGIGTSEVEMVLASQCILQSKPKTMRISVEGKLATGVTAKDVALYIIAKMTTGGATGYFVEYAGEAISSLTMEGRLTLCNLSIEMGARGGMIAPDEVVFNYLRDREYTPKGEEWDKALAYWKTLKSGDDAVFDKDVVFHAEDIEPMITYGTNPGMGMGITKQIPTLESVPEAGRISYAKSLEYMGLQAGELLQGKKIDYVFIGSCTNGRIEDFRSFASLVKGRKKADNVIAWLVPGSWEVDKQIRKEGLDKIFEEAGFALRQPGCSACLAMNDDKVPAGKYAVSTSNRNFEGRQGPGARTLLASPLVAAAAAVTGVITDPRTLL; encoded by the coding sequence ATGAATACGTTATTTGATAAAATTTGGGATTCTCATGTAGTGACTACAGTGAAAGATGGTCCTACTCAACTTTATATCGACAGATTATATTGTCATGAAGTAACAAGTCCGCAAGCATTTTCGGGCTTACGTAATAGAGGCTTAAATGTGTTTCGCCCGGAAAAAGTATATTGTATGCCGGATCATAACACTCCAACCATTAACCAAGATAAGCCGATTGAAGATCCTATCTCCAAGACGCAAGTAGATACATTAACTAAGAATGCGGAATATTTTGGACTGACTCATTTTGGGATGATGAACCCTAAAAATGGTATTATCCATGTTGTAGGACCGGAACGAGGATTGACTTTGCCGGGTATGACTATTGTTTGTGGTGATTCTCATACTTCTACTCATGGTGCTTTGGGATCTGTGGCTTTTGGTATAGGAACTAGTGAGGTCGAAATGGTTTTGGCTTCTCAATGTATCTTGCAGTCTAAACCAAAGACAATGCGTATTTCTGTTGAAGGAAAATTGGCAACAGGGGTAACAGCTAAAGATGTGGCCTTATATATTATTGCAAAAATGACTACCGGTGGTGCTACCGGGTATTTTGTGGAATATGCCGGAGAAGCTATTTCTAGCTTAACGATGGAAGGACGTTTGACTCTTTGCAATTTAAGTATCGAAATGGGAGCTCGTGGAGGGATGATTGCACCTGATGAAGTTGTGTTTAACTATCTTCGTGATCGAGAATATACTCCTAAAGGTGAAGAATGGGACAAAGCTCTTGCTTATTGGAAGACATTGAAGAGTGGTGATGACGCAGTGTTTGATAAGGATGTGGTATTCCATGCAGAAGATATTGAACCAATGATTACTTACGGAACAAATCCGGGTATGGGTATGGGAATAACCAAACAGATACCTACCTTGGAAAGTGTACCTGAAGCAGGTCGTATTTCTTATGCTAAATCTTTGGAATACATGGGTTTACAAGCCGGTGAATTACTGCAAGGTAAAAAAATAGATTACGTATTTATTGGTTCATGTACTAATGGACGTATTGAAGATTTTAGATCTTTTGCCTCTTTAGTAAAAGGTCGTAAGAAAGCTGATAATGTTATTGCTTGGCTAGTTCCGGGGTCTTGGGAAGTTGATAAGCAAATAAGGAAAGAGGGATTGGATAAAATATTTGAAGAAGCTGGTTTTGCATTGCGTCAACCGGGATGTTCAGCTTGTTTGGCGATGAATGATGACAAAGTTCCTGCTGGTAAATATGCTGTTTCTACATCCAATCGTAATTTTGAAGGTCGTCAAGGACCAGGAGCGCGTACCTTGCTTGCAAGTCCGCTTGTAGCTGCAGCCGCAGCTGTGACAGGGGTTATTACTGATCCTCGTACGTTACTTTAA
- a CDS encoding HAMP domain-containing sensor histidine kinase — MISLLKKNTVQFMLCIVIILTLSTPLFYFLTRYYYAEDLIEVIENAQKGNPLPQTDLEEDIFQGILLQFILILLILGLSVLLTSRFISKRLWRPFDKTLSEIEHFSLEKESLPVLPQTDILEFNRLNTVLTSWMKSSMKKYQAQKEFTENASHELQTPLAVALSKLDLLLQQPDLSAPQVELLRSLYDNLGRLSRLNKDLLLLARIDNRQYNEMENINVTEIIENLISNLSVVAGDKNLIFHSTSNSLILLTNKTLFESLMLNLIINAIRHTKKNGEITISLDNNELTVANASDEPPLDESLLFKRFYFPSSGTNNGNGLGLSIIKAICDYHGWTICYRYLKKEHRFILHF, encoded by the coding sequence ATGATTAGTTTACTAAAGAAAAATACGGTTCAGTTTATGTTATGCATTGTCATTATTTTGACATTGTCCACCCCTCTTTTTTATTTCCTTACCCGTTATTATTATGCAGAAGATTTGATAGAAGTCATTGAAAATGCTCAAAAAGGGAATCCTTTGCCTCAAACAGATTTGGAAGAAGATATTTTTCAAGGAATTCTTCTTCAGTTTATTTTAATACTATTGATTTTAGGGCTTTCTGTGCTTTTAACTTCTCGTTTTATTTCGAAACGGTTGTGGAGACCTTTTGACAAGACTCTTAGTGAGATAGAACATTTCTCATTAGAAAAAGAATCACTTCCTGTTCTTCCTCAAACAGATATTTTGGAATTTAATCGGCTTAATACTGTGTTGACAAGCTGGATGAAGAGCAGTATGAAAAAATATCAAGCTCAGAAAGAGTTTACAGAAAATGCTTCTCATGAACTGCAAACTCCTTTAGCTGTGGCTCTAAGCAAGTTGGATTTACTACTGCAACAACCTGATCTCTCAGCTCCTCAGGTAGAGTTGCTTAGAAGTCTGTATGATAATTTGGGTAGGCTCTCTCGCTTAAATAAAGACTTGTTGTTGTTGGCACGTATTGACAATCGGCAATATAATGAAATGGAGAATATTAATGTTACGGAAATCATTGAAAATCTAATCTCCAATTTATCTGTGGTGGCTGGCGATAAAAACTTGATTTTTCATTCAACAAGTAACTCCTTGATTTTATTGACTAATAAAACACTTTTTGAGAGTCTGATGCTTAATTTGATTATTAATGCCATAAGGCATACAAAAAAGAATGGTGAAATAACGATTTCTTTAGATAATAATGAACTTACTGTTGCTAATGCTTCCGATGAGCCTCCACTTGATGAAAGCTTGCTTTTTAAACGTTTCTATTTTCCTAGCTCTGGAACTAATAATGGCAATGGGCTAGGCTTATCTATCATTAAAGCTATTTGTGATTATCACGGATGGACTATTTGTTATAGATATCTAAAAAAAGAGCACCGTTTTATACTTCATTTTTAA
- a CDS encoding alpha-isopropylmalate synthase regulatory domain-containing protein — MGKQVKIEIMDTTLRDGEQTSGVSFVPHEKLMIGRLLLEELKVDRVEVASARVSDGEFDAVKMICDWAARRNLLQKVEVLGFVDGHRSVDWIKQTGCRVINLLCKGSLKHCTFQLKKSPEVHFQEIISVVEYATEQGIDVNVYLEDWSNGMKDSPEYVFQLVDALQQTSIKRFMLPDTLGVLNPLQVIEFMRKMLKRYPGIHFDFHAHNDYDLAVSNVLAAVLSGAKGLHTTINGLGERAGNAPLASVQAILKDHFNAVTNIDESRLNDVSRVVESYSGVIIPSNKPIVGENVFTQVAGVHADGDNKSDLYYNDLLPERFGRVREYALGKTSGKANIRKNLEGLGLELDEESMQRVTERIIELGDKKELVTQEDLPYIISDVLKHEGISSKVKLRTYFVTLTHGLKPMATLSIEIDGHVYEESSSGDGQYDAFVRALRKIYKVTLGRKFPMLINYAVTIPPGGRTDAFVQTVITWSFNDKVFRTRGLDADQTEAAIKATIKMLNIIEEY, encoded by the coding sequence ATGGGAAAGCAAGTAAAGATTGAAATTATGGATACGACACTTCGTGATGGTGAACAAACCAGCGGAGTGTCTTTTGTTCCTCATGAAAAATTGATGATAGGTAGACTCCTTCTAGAGGAACTTAAGGTAGATAGGGTTGAGGTTGCTTCTGCACGTGTTTCTGACGGTGAATTTGATGCTGTTAAGATGATTTGTGACTGGGCAGCCCGACGTAATTTGCTACAGAAGGTTGAAGTCTTAGGTTTCGTTGATGGGCATCGCTCAGTAGATTGGATCAAACAAACCGGTTGTAGGGTTATTAATTTACTTTGTAAAGGATCTTTGAAACATTGTACTTTTCAGCTGAAGAAATCTCCGGAAGTGCACTTTCAGGAAATCATTAGTGTTGTAGAATATGCAACTGAGCAAGGCATTGATGTGAATGTTTATTTGGAAGATTGGAGCAATGGTATGAAAGACTCTCCGGAGTATGTTTTTCAATTGGTTGATGCATTGCAGCAAACTTCTATCAAACGTTTTATGCTTCCTGATACACTGGGAGTTCTTAATCCCTTGCAGGTTATTGAGTTTATGCGTAAAATGCTAAAACGATATCCAGGTATCCATTTTGATTTTCATGCTCACAATGATTATGATTTAGCGGTAAGTAATGTCTTGGCGGCAGTTCTTAGTGGAGCTAAAGGGTTACATACTACTATCAATGGGCTAGGGGAAAGAGCTGGAAATGCTCCTTTGGCAAGTGTACAGGCCATATTGAAAGATCATTTTAATGCGGTGACTAACATTGATGAAAGTCGTTTGAATGATGTGAGCAGGGTGGTTGAATCGTATTCTGGAGTTATTATACCAAGCAACAAGCCTATCGTTGGAGAGAATGTTTTTACGCAAGTTGCGGGTGTACATGCTGATGGCGATAATAAGAGTGATCTTTATTACAATGATCTACTGCCTGAACGTTTTGGGCGTGTGCGTGAATATGCTTTAGGAAAAACTTCTGGTAAAGCTAATATCCGTAAAAATCTTGAAGGTCTTGGTTTGGAACTCGATGAGGAGTCTATGCAAAGAGTTACCGAACGCATTATAGAATTGGGAGATAAGAAAGAGTTGGTGACTCAGGAAGACTTACCTTATATCATTTCTGATGTGCTTAAACATGAAGGTATCAGTTCCAAAGTAAAGTTGAGAACTTATTTTGTTACGTTGACTCATGGTTTAAAACCGATGGCTACTCTTAGCATTGAGATCGATGGGCATGTTTACGAAGAAAGCTCTTCAGGTGATGGTCAGTATGATGCTTTTGTGCGTGCTTTACGTAAAATCTATAAAGTTACGCTTGGCAGAAAATTTCCGATGCTTATCAATTATGCAGTGACGATTCCTCCTGGTGGACGAACGGATGCTTTTGTGCAAACGGTAATAACCTGGAGCTTCAATGATAAGGTTTTTCGTACCCGTGGTTTGGATGCCGACCAGACAGAAGCTGCTATAAAGGCAACTATTAAAATGCTTAATATAATAGAAGAATACTAA
- a CDS encoding response regulator transcription factor yields the protein MKILIVEDEKSLSDSIADFLVSQNYVCEQATNYVDALERISLYEYDCILLDLMLPDGSGFDLLKKIKEEKRSAGIIIISAKESVNDKVKGLTLGADDYLSKPFYLPELSARIYALIRRRQFDSSNIWQCGSLQVDLLSKEVTVNGTMLTLTRTEYDLLLFFLSNKDKVVSKNAIAEHLTGDIADMLDNQDFIYAHIKNLKAKLVEAGCESRIKNVYAMGYRWTE from the coding sequence ATGAAAATATTAATAGTAGAAGACGAAAAAAGTTTATCAGATAGTATTGCTGATTTTCTAGTTTCACAGAATTATGTATGTGAACAAGCTACAAATTATGTTGATGCTTTGGAGCGGATTTCATTATATGAATATGATTGTATTTTACTCGATTTAATGCTTCCTGACGGTAGCGGATTTGATCTTTTGAAGAAAATAAAAGAAGAAAAGAGATCCGCAGGTATTATAATCATTTCTGCTAAAGAATCCGTTAATGATAAGGTCAAAGGGCTTACTTTGGGGGCTGATGATTATTTATCAAAGCCTTTTTATCTACCTGAATTGAGTGCTCGCATCTATGCTCTAATTCGCCGACGTCAGTTTGATAGCAGTAATATATGGCAATGTGGTAGTTTACAAGTCGATCTATTGAGTAAGGAAGTTACTGTAAACGGTACAATGTTAACATTAACCAGAACAGAATATGACTTATTGCTTTTTTTTCTGAGCAATAAAGATAAAGTTGTATCGAAAAATGCGATTGCCGAGCACTTAACGGGTGATATCGCCGATATGTTAGATAATCAAGATTTTATTTATGCACATATTAAGAATCTTAAGGCTAAATTGGTCGAGGCAGGTTGTGAAAGTCGTATTAAAAATGTTTATGCTATGGGCTATCGTTGGACAGAATGA
- a CDS encoding glycosyltransferase family 39 protein: MVKKYIEIFYANKYYFPLLVLLACLPVIILRDFTPANELRYLSIADEALRSGHFFTFMNHGTPYADKPPLYFWIIMLGKILLGKHSMWFLSLFSFIPAFVIIQVMNKWVSPIMSAQDRLLSGAMLMTSGLFLALALVLRMDMLMCMFIVLSLYIFYKILKNRATTFDTYLFPIYIFMAVFSKGPIGIIIPLLSTTVFLVLKKQKMKWSRFWGWKTWGILLTLFAVWFLFVYLEGGGEYFNDLVFHQTFGRAIDSFHHKHAFYYYFITYWYSLAPWSIFIVVVMSLTLVRKKMRTDLELFFFVVILVTLFTLSLISSKLEVYLAPAFPFFVYLTVLFMRKLEVTKYLKWSLAFPALLLSLSLLILAYSVFFLKMEYLNSLFIWIAAVVLSVFSALGNYLLLKRKALQESILAISVGLLLAVFIAAWALPSLNGRLGYADVCKVALKLSKEKSITKFNALSVRHAANMDVFLHTDVGEVTRTQVLENKLPESILILKNSALKPADSLSICLQNRERYVVEPYSLFVISDK; encoded by the coding sequence ATGGTGAAAAAGTACATAGAAATATTTTATGCAAACAAATATTACTTTCCTTTATTGGTTCTATTGGCTTGCCTGCCTGTGATTATCCTGCGTGATTTTACTCCTGCCAACGAATTGCGTTATTTAAGCATTGCGGATGAAGCATTACGAAGTGGTCACTTTTTTACCTTTATGAACCACGGTACCCCTTATGCTGACAAACCTCCATTGTATTTTTGGATAATAATGTTGGGCAAGATATTGCTTGGAAAGCATTCTATGTGGTTCTTGTCATTATTCTCATTTATACCGGCTTTTGTTATTATTCAAGTAATGAATAAGTGGGTATCTCCTATAATGTCTGCTCAAGATCGTTTATTATCTGGAGCTATGCTGATGACTTCCGGACTCTTTCTTGCTCTTGCATTGGTGCTTAGAATGGATATGCTTATGTGTATGTTCATTGTTCTTTCCCTTTACATTTTCTATAAGATATTAAAGAATAGAGCCACGACATTTGATACTTATTTATTTCCTATCTATATTTTTATGGCTGTTTTTTCAAAAGGACCTATTGGAATTATTATACCTTTATTATCTACCACTGTCTTTTTGGTGCTTAAAAAACAGAAGATGAAATGGAGCCGGTTTTGGGGATGGAAAACTTGGGGCATATTGTTGACGCTATTTGCTGTATGGTTTCTTTTTGTCTATCTGGAAGGAGGAGGAGAGTATTTTAACGATCTCGTTTTTCACCAAACTTTTGGACGAGCTATTGATTCTTTTCATCATAAGCATGCGTTCTATTATTACTTCATTACTTACTGGTATTCATTAGCTCCATGGTCTATATTTATAGTGGTAGTAATGAGTCTTACGCTTGTGAGGAAGAAAATGCGAACAGACTTAGAGCTTTTTTTCTTTGTCGTTATATTGGTCACTCTGTTTACGCTTTCTCTTATCAGCTCAAAATTGGAGGTTTATCTTGCTCCTGCTTTTCCTTTCTTTGTGTACCTGACTGTCTTATTTATGCGAAAGTTAGAGGTGACTAAATATCTAAAGTGGAGCCTCGCCTTTCCGGCACTTCTTTTATCTCTCTCCTTGCTAATCCTTGCTTATTCTGTTTTCTTTCTTAAAATGGAATATCTTAATTCTTTATTTATATGGATAGCCGCTGTTGTTTTGAGTGTTTTCTCTGCTTTAGGCAACTATTTATTGCTTAAAAGGAAAGCATTGCAAGAATCTATCTTGGCAATCTCTGTAGGTTTGTTACTTGCTGTTTTTATTGCCGCTTGGGCATTACCATCCTTAAATGGACGTCTTGGCTATGCGGATGTTTGTAAGGTTGCTCTTAAGCTAAGTAAAGAAAAGTCCATTACTAAATTTAATGCTCTATCGGTACGTCATGCTGCAAATATGGATGTTTTCCTGCATACAGATGTTGGAGAAGTAACCCGTACTCAGGTACTGGAAAATAAGCTTCCTGAGAGTATTCTTATTCTAAAAAATAGCGCTTTAAAACCTGCAGATTCTTTATCAATCTGTTTGCAGAATAGAGAACGATATGTAGTAGAGCCTTACTCTCTCTTTGTTATTTCTGATAAGTGA
- the leuD gene encoding 3-isopropylmalate dehydratase small subunit: protein MKEKFNILTSTCVPLPLENVDTDQIIPARFLKATTKEGFGDNLFRDWRYDKQGNKIESFVLNNPTYSGKILVAGKNFGSGSSREHAAWAIAGYGFRVVVSSFFADIFRNNALNNFVLPVIVSEKFLSGLFESINNDAKTEVEVNLPNQTITNKVTGESESFEINSYKKHCLENGLDDIDFLLSNKDKIEAWESK, encoded by the coding sequence ATGAAAGAAAAATTCAATATACTTACATCTACATGCGTACCACTTCCTTTAGAGAACGTGGATACTGACCAGATCATTCCCGCTCGTTTCTTAAAAGCAACAACAAAAGAAGGGTTTGGAGACAATCTTTTCCGCGATTGGAGATATGATAAGCAAGGAAATAAAATTGAATCTTTTGTATTGAATAATCCTACATATAGTGGGAAAATTTTGGTTGCAGGAAAGAATTTTGGTTCAGGCTCTAGCCGTGAACATGCTGCTTGGGCTATTGCCGGATATGGTTTTCGTGTCGTTGTTTCTAGTTTTTTTGCTGATATTTTTAGGAATAATGCATTGAATAATTTTGTATTACCTGTGATAGTTAGTGAGAAATTTCTATCTGGCCTATTTGAATCTATTAATAATGACGCAAAAACAGAAGTAGAGGTTAATCTTCCAAATCAGACAATAACCAATAAGGTTACTGGTGAGAGTGAATCTTTTGAAATAAATTCTTATAAAAAACATTGTCTTGAAAACGGTTTGGATGATATAGACTTCTTGCTGTCCAATAAGGATAAGATTGAAGCATGGGAAAGCAAGTAA
- the cysK gene encoding cysteine synthase A, whose amino-acid sequence MPKIAKRLTELIGSTPLMELSAYSAKYNLQNAVVAKIESFNPAGSVKDRAALSMIEDAEQSGLLRPGATIIEPTSGNTGVGLAMVSAIKGYSLILTMPETMSIERRNLLKAFGAKIVLTEGALGMKGSIMKAEELKETIPGSIILQQFENPANAAVHERFTGEEIWRDTDGQVAAFVAGVGTGGTVCGVARALKRHNPNIHIVAVEPASSPILEGGEYAQHRIQGIGANFIPSIYDASVVDEIISVSDNDAIRTGRELASIEGLLVGISSGAALFAAKKLALRPEFEDKMIVTLLPDSGERYLSTELFAFDAYPLN is encoded by the coding sequence ATGCCTAAAATAGCAAAACGGCTTACAGAGCTTATTGGCTCAACTCCGTTAATGGAACTCTCTGCTTATAGTGCAAAATATAATCTTCAAAATGCGGTTGTTGCTAAAATAGAGTCTTTTAATCCTGCCGGTAGTGTGAAAGATCGCGCAGCTTTATCGATGATAGAAGATGCCGAACAAAGTGGCTTACTTCGTCCGGGAGCAACTATAATTGAGCCCACTAGTGGAAATACAGGGGTTGGCTTGGCTATGGTTTCAGCGATTAAGGGTTATTCTTTGATTCTTACGATGCCTGAAACTATGAGTATTGAAAGACGTAATTTGCTTAAAGCTTTTGGCGCCAAAATAGTACTTACGGAAGGTGCTTTAGGTATGAAAGGTTCTATTATGAAGGCTGAAGAATTGAAAGAGACGATTCCCGGATCAATCATTCTACAACAATTTGAAAATCCTGCAAATGCGGCAGTACACGAACGTTTTACTGGCGAAGAAATCTGGCGTGATACTGATGGGCAGGTAGCAGCTTTTGTGGCAGGCGTAGGGACAGGAGGTACTGTCTGTGGTGTGGCTAGAGCTCTAAAGCGTCATAATCCGAATATACATATTGTTGCAGTTGAACCGGCTTCTTCCCCTATTCTAGAAGGCGGAGAGTATGCTCAGCATCGTATTCAGGGCATTGGTGCTAATTTTATTCCAAGCATTTATGATGCTTCTGTTGTTGATGAAATAATTTCGGTGTCGGACAATGATGCTATACGTACGGGTCGAGAGCTTGCTTCTATAGAAGGTTTGTTAGTCGGTATCTCTTCCGGTGCTGCTCTTTTTGCTGCTAAGAAATTGGCTTTACGTCCCGAATTTGAAGACAAGATGATTGTCACTTTATTACCTGATTCTGGTGAACGCTATTTATCTACTGAATTATTTGCTTTTGATGCTTATCCATTAAATTAA
- the leuB gene encoding 3-isopropylmalate dehydrogenase translates to MKLNIAVLPGDGIGPEIVSVALDATKAVCEKFGHELHYEYAICGADAIDKVGNPYPDETHELCMKSDAVLFGAVGDPKFDNNPSAKVRPEQGLLAMRKKLGLYANIRPVTTFESLIHKSPLRADLVKGADFMCIRELTGGMYFGRPQGRSEDGNVAYDTCVYSREEIERIVTLAYEYAMKRRKKVTIVDKANVLATSRLWREVSKEIAPKYPEVETEFMFVDNAAMRMIQWPTSFDVMVTENMFGDILTDEGSVITGSMGLLPSASIGTYTSVFEPIHGSWPQAAGQNIANPLATILSAAMMFDYAFDLKEEAALIRAAVDASMDANIRTQDIQIEGEQAYKTSEVGQWITDYIKKA, encoded by the coding sequence ATGAAACTGAATATTGCAGTTCTACCGGGAGATGGAATTGGTCCCGAAATTGTTAGTGTGGCTTTGGATGCTACTAAAGCGGTGTGTGAGAAATTTGGCCACGAACTTCATTATGAATATGCTATTTGCGGAGCCGATGCAATCGATAAAGTTGGCAATCCCTATCCGGATGAAACACATGAGCTCTGTATGAAGAGTGATGCTGTTCTCTTTGGTGCGGTAGGTGATCCTAAATTTGATAATAACCCTTCTGCTAAAGTCCGTCCGGAACAAGGACTTCTTGCGATGCGTAAGAAACTTGGGCTTTATGCAAATATTCGTCCTGTAACAACCTTTGAGTCGCTTATACATAAATCTCCGTTGCGTGCTGACTTAGTTAAAGGCGCTGATTTTATGTGTATTCGTGAGTTAACAGGCGGTATGTATTTTGGTCGTCCTCAAGGTCGCTCTGAAGATGGGAATGTGGCTTATGACACTTGTGTATACAGTCGTGAAGAGATAGAACGTATTGTTACGTTGGCTTATGAATATGCCATGAAGCGTCGTAAAAAAGTTACCATTGTTGATAAAGCGAATGTGTTAGCCACCTCGCGTTTATGGAGAGAAGTTTCAAAAGAAATAGCTCCTAAATATCCAGAAGTAGAAACCGAGTTTATGTTCGTGGATAATGCTGCTATGAGGATGATTCAATGGCCTACCTCTTTTGACGTAATGGTTACTGAAAATATGTTTGGAGACATTCTTACAGATGAAGGTTCTGTTATCACAGGCTCTATGGGCTTGCTGCCTTCAGCATCTATAGGTACATATACTTCCGTTTTTGAACCGATCCATGGATCATGGCCGCAAGCGGCAGGTCAAAATATAGCTAACCCGTTAGCTACCATTCTGTCAGCTGCAATGATGTTTGATTACGCTTTTGATTTGAAAGAAGAAGCTGCATTAATCCGTGCTGCCGTAGATGCTTCTATGGATGCTAATATTCGGACTCAAGATATTCAGATAGAAGGAGAACAGGCGTATAAAACCTCTGAAGTTGGTCAATGGATTACAGATTATATTAAAAAGGCATAA
- a CDS encoding 2-isopropylmalate synthase — protein sequence MSDRLFIFDTTLRDGEQVPGCQLNTVEKIQVAKALESLGVDVIEAGFPISSPGDFNSVIEISKAVTWPTICALTRAVEKDIDVAVEALKYAKHKRIHTGIGTSDSHIKYKFNSNREEIIERAVAAVKYARRFVDDVEFYAEDAGRTDNEYLARVIEAVVKAGATVVNIPDTTGYCLPSEYGAKIKYLVEHVSGIEKAIISTHCHNDLGMATANTISGVLNGARQVEVTINGIGERAGNTALEEVAMILKSHHDIQIDTNINTRKIYPISRMVSSLMNMPVQPNKAIVGRNAFAHSSGIHQDGVLKNMQTYEIINPKDVGIDDNSIVLTARSGRAALKHRLSSLGVELSQENLDKVYDEFLKLADKKKDIHDDDILVLAGAERSGNQRIKLDYLQVTSGVGVRSVASIALNIAGEKFESAATGNGPVDAAIKALKKIIDRNMSLKEFTIQAISKGSDDVGKVHMQVEYDGQVYYGFGANTDIVAASVEAYIDCINKFIVK from the coding sequence ATGAGTGACAGATTATTTATTTTTGATACTACACTTAGAGATGGTGAACAGGTACCAGGCTGTCAGTTGAATACAGTGGAAAAAATCCAAGTAGCTAAGGCTTTGGAATCTTTAGGAGTAGATGTTATTGAGGCTGGGTTTCCTATATCTAGTCCTGGAGATTTTAATTCGGTAATTGAAATATCAAAGGCTGTAACATGGCCAACAATTTGTGCCCTGACTCGTGCTGTGGAAAAAGATATTGATGTGGCGGTGGAAGCTTTGAAATATGCAAAACATAAGCGTATACATACCGGAATCGGTACTTCTGATTCTCATATTAAATATAAATTCAATTCTAATCGTGAAGAAATTATAGAGCGAGCGGTAGCGGCAGTGAAATATGCTCGTCGCTTTGTCGATGACGTAGAATTTTATGCTGAAGATGCCGGACGTACTGATAATGAATACTTAGCGCGAGTTATTGAAGCTGTTGTTAAGGCTGGTGCTACTGTTGTGAATATCCCGGATACGACAGGTTATTGCCTGCCTTCTGAATATGGAGCTAAAATTAAATATTTGGTGGAACATGTGTCAGGCATCGAAAAAGCCATTATTTCTACTCATTGTCATAATGATTTGGGTATGGCTACTGCGAATACAATCAGTGGAGTCCTAAATGGTGCACGTCAGGTTGAAGTAACTATAAATGGAATTGGCGAACGCGCAGGAAATACTGCATTAGAAGAAGTTGCAATGATTCTTAAAAGTCACCATGATATTCAGATTGATACTAACATTAATACGCGAAAGATATATCCTATTAGTCGTATGGTATCAAGCTTAATGAATATGCCTGTACAGCCTAATAAAGCTATTGTTGGTCGAAATGCATTTGCGCATTCATCGGGCATACATCAAGATGGCGTGTTGAAAAATATGCAGACTTATGAAATCATTAATCCCAAAGATGTGGGTATTGATGATAATTCTATAGTACTTACTGCTCGTAGTGGACGTGCTGCTCTAAAACATCGTTTATCTTCACTTGGTGTGGAACTGTCACAAGAGAACTTGGATAAAGTTTATGACGAGTTTCTTAAGTTGGCCGATAAGAAGAAAGATATACATGATGATGATATTTTGGTACTTGCGGGTGCTGAACGCAGCGGAAATCAGCGTATCAAACTTGATTACCTACAAGTAACGAGTGGTGTGGGGGTTCGATCTGTTGCCAGTATTGCTCTGAATATTGCAGGCGAGAAATTTGAATCTGCTGCTACGGGAAATGGTCCGGTAGATGCCGCTATAAAGGCTCTTAAAAAAATCATAGATCGCAATATGTCACTAAAAGAATTTACCATACAGGCTATTAGCAAAGGTAGTGATGATGTGGGTAAAGTTCATATGCAGGTTGAATATGATGGGCAAGTATATTATGGTTTTGGTGCTAATACGGATATTGTGGCGGCATCAGTCGAAGCTTATATAGATTGTATCAACAAATTCATAGTAAAATAG